AGCGCCGTTCCCGCTGCAAAAAGCGTAGGTTGCGGCGGGTTGAAGCGCACCAGCCGCCCGGTGCTGGGCAGGAAGTTGCGAAACGGGTCTTCGGCGTTGATGCGGCACTCGATCGCCCAGCCTTGGCGCTTGACTTCGGCTTGGGTCAGCGGCAGCGGCTCGCCGGCGGCGACGCGAATCATCAGCTCCACCAGATCGAGCCCGGTGATGCACTCGGTCACCGGGTGCTCCACCTGCAGGCGGGTGTTCATCTCGAGGAAGTAAAAATCTTGGTCTTTGCCCACCACGAACTCGACCGTGCCCGCGCTCTGGTACTGCACGGCTTGCGCCAGCGCCACCGCCTGCGCGCCCATGGCGTGGCGCGTGGCCTCGCTGATGAAGGGCGACGGCGCCTCTTCGATCACCTTTTGGTGCCGGCGCTGGATCGAGCACTCGCGCTCGCCGAGGTAGATCACGTTGCCGTGCGCGTCGCCCAGCACCTGGATTTCGATGTGGCGCGGCTCTTGCACGAATTTTTCGATGAAGATGCGGTCGTCGCCAAAGCTGTTGCGCGCCTCGTTGCGGCAACTGCTGAAGCCCTCGAAGGCCTCTTTGTCGTTGTAGGCCACGCGCAGCCCCTTGCCGCCACCGCCCGCGCTGGCCTTGATCATCACCGGGTAGCCGATGCCCTGCGCGATCTGCACCGCCTGCTCGGGCGTGTCGATGGCCTCGTTCCAGCCCGGAATGGTGCTCACGCCGGCGGCTTGTGCCAGCTTTTTGGAGGCGATTTTGTCGCCCATGGCGGCGATGCTGTGCGCCTTGGGGCCGATGAAGACGATGCCCTCGGCCTCGCAGCGGCGCGCAAAGTCTTCGTTCTCGCTCAAAAAGCCATAGCCGGGATGCAGCGCCTGCGCGCCGGTGGCGTGGCAGGCGGCGAGGAGCTTGTCGGCCACCAGATAGCTCTCGCGGCTGGGCGCCGGGCCCAGCAGCACGGCCTCGTCGGCCAGCTTGACGTGGCGCGCCTCGCGATCGGCCTCGGAATACACCGCCACCGCGGCGATGCCCATTTTTTTCGCCGTGGCGATCACGCGGCAGGCGATTTCACCGCGGTTGGCGATTAGGATTTTCTTAAACACGTCGGACACCTCTTGCGTTTGCGTTGATATCTTGATAGCATGAGTTCATGTTGCGCACTCCTGCCCACCGCCCCAAACAGGTGCTGCTGCGCCTGCCCGACGAGCTCGCCACCCGCCTGGCCAGAGCGGTGGCGCCGCGCCAGCGCAACCAGTTTCTGGTCGATCTGGTGCGCCAAGCGCTGGACCTAGAAGACGCGCAACTGCAGGCAGCCTGCACATACATGAACCGCATCGAAGCCGCCAGCCCCGCGTTGGCGCGCGAGGGCGCTGAATGGGTGGGCAGCGCCCTGACGCCAGCGGTCGAACACTCAGACCCCGATTTCGATTTGGTCACCTTTGAGCGCGAGTTTGGCGCTGCCCAAGCCGCACTCGAAGCACCCACGGCCCGCGCCGAAAGCCGCCGATGACGCAAGCCACTGCGCTCGAACGCGGCGCGGTGTGCTGGGTCGAGCTCGATCCGGTGCGCGGCAGCGAAATCGCCAAAACCCGCCCTTGCGTGGTGCTCTCGGCCAGCGTGATCAACCGCAGCCGGCGCACCGTGGTCGTCGTGCCCCTGAGCTCCACCCCAGAGGCTGCCCGTTTTCCCCTGCTGGTCGCCGTGCCCTCGGCGGGCAGCAGCTCCAAGGCACGCATCGAACACATACGCTGCGTGGATCAGAGTCGTTTGCAACGCTGCATCGGGCGGCTCAGCCCCGCCGATCTGGATGCCATCGGGCGCGCGCTGCTGCGCGTGCTCGGGCTGGCTTAGCTCAAACATGGCGGCAGCGCCTCACAGCGGAATGTTGCCGTGCTTGCGCCACGGGTTCTCGAGTTTTTTGTCGCGCAGCATGACCAGCGAGCGGCAGATGCGTTTGCGGGTTTCGTGCGGCAGGATCACGTCGTCGATGTAGCCGCGCGCACCGGCGACAAAGGGGTTGGCAAAGCGCGCCTTGTATTCGGCCTCGCGCTGCGCCAGCCGGGCTGGGTCTTTCTTTTCTTCGCGAAAGATGATCTCGACCGCACCTTTGGCGCCCATGACGGCGATTTCGGCGTTGGGCCAGGCCAGATTGACGTCGCCGCGCAGGTGCTTGGAGCTCATCACGTCGTAGGCGCCGCCGTAGGCTTTGCGCGTGATCACGGTGATCTTGGGCACCGTGCACTCGGCGTAGGCGTAGAGCAGCTTGGCGCCGTGCTTGATGATGCCGCCGTACTCTTGCGCCGTGCCGGGCATGAAGCCGGGCACATCGACAAAGGTGACGACCGGGATGTTGAAGGCGTCGCAAAAGCGCACGAAGCGCGCCGCCTTGATGCTGCTCTTGATGTCGAGGCAGCCGGCCAGCACCAGCGGCTGGTTGGCCACGATGCCCACGGTCTGGCCGTCCATGCGCGCAAAGCCGACGATGATGTTTTTGGCGTAGTCGGGCTGGAGCTCGAAGAAGTCGCCATCGTCCACGGTTTTAAGGATCAGCTCCTTCATGTCGTAGGCTTTGTTGGGGTGGTCCGGCACCAGCGTATCGAGGCTCAATTCGGCGCGGTCGATCGGGTCGCCGCTGGGGCGCAGCGGGGCTTTTTCGCGGTTGTTGAGCGGCAGGTAGTTGTAGAGCCGGCGCAGCATCAGCAGCGCCTCGACGTCGTCGTTGCAGGCCAGATCGGCCACGCCGCTGCGGCTGGTGTGGGTGCTGGCACCCCCGAGTTCTTCGGCCGTGACTTCTTCGTGCGTCACGGTTTTGACCACTTCGGGGCCGGTGACGAACATGTAGCTGCTGTCTTTGACCATGAAGATAAAGTCGGTCATGGCGGGCGAATACACCGCCCCGCCGGCGC
This sequence is a window from Serpentinimonas maccroryi. Protein-coding genes within it:
- a CDS encoding type II toxin-antitoxin system PemK/MazF family toxin, which codes for MTQATALERGAVCWVELDPVRGSEIAKTRPCVVLSASVINRSRRTVVVVPLSSTPEAARFPLLVAVPSAGSSSKARIEHIRCVDQSRLQRCIGRLSPADLDAIGRALLRVLGLA
- a CDS encoding acetyl-CoA carboxylase biotin carboxylase subunit, translating into MFKKILIANRGEIACRVIATAKKMGIAAVAVYSEADREARHVKLADEAVLLGPAPSRESYLVADKLLAACHATGAQALHPGYGFLSENEDFARRCEAEGIVFIGPKAHSIAAMGDKIASKKLAQAAGVSTIPGWNEAIDTPEQAVQIAQGIGYPVMIKASAGGGGKGLRVAYNDKEAFEGFSSCRNEARNSFGDDRIFIEKFVQEPRHIEIQVLGDAHGNVIYLGERECSIQRRHQKVIEEAPSPFISEATRHAMGAQAVALAQAVQYQSAGTVEFVVGKDQDFYFLEMNTRLQVEHPVTECITGLDLVELMIRVAAGEPLPLTQAEVKRQGWAIECRINAEDPFRNFLPSTGRLVRFNPPQPTLFAAGTALEAATGDASAAFGGVRVDTGVFEGGEIPMHYDSMIAKLIVHGRDRADAIARMREALNGFVIRGIGSNIPFQSALLAHPDFVSGHFNTGFIAQHYAHGFKAEDVPHTDPDFLLALAAFVRRKSRERATGISGQLPGYGVKVGQDYVVISLAADGAHRYTPVHVDEFVGESGCASVRVGARHYQMRSPSRLNDIVISGQCNQQPFTAQIERGAPGNPLALVLQHNGARLQAMVVSPRMAELHRLMPFKRPPDLSRFVLSPMPGLLVDVAVQPGQKVQAGERVAVIEAMKMENVLFAAADGVVAKVLAAKGESLVVDQPIVEFAQ
- a CDS encoding acyl-CoA carboxylase subunit beta — translated: MQDILDQLERKRAAARLGGGQKRIDAQHAKGKLTARERIEVLLDEGSFEEWDMFVEHRCSDFGMAEQRVPGDGVVTGYGMINGRLVFVFSQDFTVFGGALSETHAEKICKIMDQAMKVGAPVIGLNDSGGARIQEGVASLGGYAEVFQRNVCASGVIPQISLIMGPCAGGAVYSPAMTDFIFMVKDSSYMFVTGPEVVKTVTHEEVTAEELGGASTHTSRSGVADLACNDDVEALLMLRRLYNYLPLNNREKAPLRPSGDPIDRAELSLDTLVPDHPNKAYDMKELILKTVDDGDFFELQPDYAKNIIVGFARMDGQTVGIVANQPLVLAGCLDIKSSIKAARFVRFCDAFNIPVVTFVDVPGFMPGTAQEYGGIIKHGAKLLYAYAECTVPKITVITRKAYGGAYDVMSSKHLRGDVNLAWPNAEIAVMGAKGAVEIIFREEKKDPARLAQREAEYKARFANPFVAGARGYIDDVILPHETRKRICRSLVMLRDKKLENPWRKHGNIPL